TGCCGGTCATCATCAAGTCCCAAGCAGAAAAAGGGATCACCCGGGCAATCGGTCGCTCTGCCAGGATCGAAGCGGTACGCTTCAACCCGTTCGGCATGACCCTGACCGTGAAGGGATTCAGTCTGTTTGAACCGGATGCCAGGTCTCCGTTTATACAGTTCAACAGTCTGCGCGTATCCCTCTCCAGCGCCAGTCTTTTCAGGTTTGCACCGGTGGCGGATGAGCTGAGCCTGGACAGATTGCAGGTCAAACTGATCCGTACCGCTGCCAACCGCTATAATTTTTCCGACATCATTGACCGGCTGGCAGCACAACCCAAGCAAGAAAAGAGCACAACGCCCCGCTTTTCAATCAACAACATCTCATTGCAGGGCAGCAGCATTGACTTTGAGGATCGTGCCGTCAACGGCGGCAAAAAGCATACGATCCGGGAGCTGACGTTTACCATCCCGTTTATCAGTACCATCCCCTATCTGGCAGAACAGTACACAGACCCCAGGTTTTCTGCAATTATCAATGGTGCCCGTTTCAGCTTCAGCGGCAAGACGAGACCGCTCCACAACTCCATGGAGACCAACCTTAATCTGAAACTGGCTGAACTTGATCTGCCCTACTATCTGGCCTATCTCCCTGCCCAGATGCCAATAAAACTGGACAGCGGCAAGCTAGGTCTTGATCTGGCCCTCACCTACCGCATACACCAGAATAAAAAACCGGAATTGATGATTAAAGGATTGACCCGTCTTGATGAGATCAGCGTCAAGGAGAAAAACAATGCCTCACTGGCCTCATTCAAACGGCTTGATGTTGTGTCAAAAGAAGTGGAGCTGTTTAGCCGCAAGGTGGTGCTGCAACAGCTAGCCCTTGATGGCCTGACCCTGCAGGTTGAGCGTGACAGTGCAGGTAAACTTAATTTCCAGCGGCTACTGCCAGCAGAGCCGGCAGCACCCAAGACCGGTAAAAAGACCGTAAAAAAGGAAAACTCTCCTCCCTTGCAGCTGATGGTTGAAAACCTGGCGTTGACAGATGGGGCGGTTTCATTTCATGACAGGCAACCAGCCGGTGGCTTCAAAAGCCGGCTCCAGGCGATCAATGTCAAACTCAGCAACCTCTCAACAACCGCCAATACACAAAGTGCCTATGAAATTTCTTTTAATGGCGATAGTGCTGAGACGTTTGCTGCTTCAGGCACTGCCTCGCTTTCACCAATCAGTGCAACCAGCCGGTTTAATCTGAGCGGCATCAAGTTGCAGCGGGGCTGGCCCTATCTGCAAAACCTGTTGACCGCACCGGTGAATGGCAACCTGTCACTGGCAGGCAAGGCAACCTTTAGCGCGCAAGATGGCGTTGCCGTACAGGATCTGGCTGTTCACCTGCAGGATATCGCGGCCAAGTATGGCGACAAAGACAGCACCAGGCTCACCAGCCTTGATCTGACCGGCATCTCCTTTAGCCAGAAAGAAAATCAGGCCGCCGTTGACGAGATCAAACTGGCAGGGGGCAACATAAAGCTCTCCCGCGAGGCTGATGGTAGCATTTCGGCTCTTGCACTCCTGAAGCGACCCGCCCCAAGCGCTACCAAACCGGTCAAACCTGAACCGGCGCCTGTTAAGGCAGTAGCCAAGGCCGATCTAAAACCGCTCTCCTGGCAGGTCAAAAAAATCAATGTAACCGGGCTTTCCACTACTTTTGCGGATAAGCAGTTCAGCGAACCACCTGTTTTTACGCTTTCTAACATCCGCCTCAGCACCGGAAACCTGACCGGACCGACCTTCTCAGCCATGCCGCTGCAGTTCAGCAGTGTTTTTAACAAAAATGCACCGATCAAGGTTTCCGGCACGGTTACCCCATTGCCGTTCAGGTTTAACGGCACCACCAGCTTTGCCAAACTGCCGATCCAGGATTTTGAAAGTTACATCCCGGAGAACGTCAACGTCTTTGTGCTGGGTGGCACCCTGGACAGCAGCATGAAGGTGAATGTTGCACTGGATAAGGATAACAAACCGGTCGGCAGTTTCAGCGGTAGCGCCGGGGTGCGCGGCTTTCATACCGTTGATTCGGTACAGGAGGAAGATCTGCTGAAGTGGGAAAGCCTGCAGCTTGACCAGATCAGCGGAAACCTGGCCCCCTTCTCACTGGCCATCCGCCAGATTGCGTTGAATGGCGTCTATTCAAAGATTGCTGTCCGTAAAGATGGCACCCTGAATCTCCAGAATCTGATAACACAAGAAAAGGGTCAAGGGGCAGGGGTCAAGGGGCAGGACCACAAAATTTCTGATCAACCGGAAACAGTAACTGCATCTGCGCCGCCAACACAGCAGATAGCAGCAGCGCCCAAAGGCCAGATAAAGATTGATACCCTGACGGTGCAGGATGGCACCATTGCCTTCAGCGATGTTCACCTGCCACAACAGTTCCGCAGTACTTTCCATAACCTCGGCGGGATGGTCAGCGGCCTGTCTTCAGACATGAACACCAGAGCAGAAGTGGATCTGCGCGGTAATCTGGAAAATCATTCGCCTCTGCAAATCACCGGTACGGTCAACCCGTTACGTGATGACCTGTTTGTGGATCTGACCATCTCATTCAAAGATATTGAGCTATCCCCTGCCACCCCGTATTCCGGCACCTACCTGGGCTATGAAATCGACAAGGGCAAGCTGTTCCTTGACTTGAAGTATCATATTGAAAACAAGCAATTGCAGGCATCCAACAAGGTATTCGTTGATCAGTTTACCTTTGGCAAGTCAGTTGACAGTACCAAGGCAACCAAACTGCCGGTACGCCTCGGTATCGCCTTGCTGAAGGATCGGAA
Above is a window of Trichlorobacter lovleyi SZ DNA encoding:
- a CDS encoding DUF748 domain-containing protein, producing the protein MSLHKPIEWLKQHRKRLIVWGGSIFLFMVLFSTLVLPVIIKSQAEKGITRAIGRSARIEAVRFNPFGMTLTVKGFSLFEPDARSPFIQFNSLRVSLSSASLFRFAPVADELSLDRLQVKLIRTAANRYNFSDIIDRLAAQPKQEKSTTPRFSINNISLQGSSIDFEDRAVNGGKKHTIRELTFTIPFISTIPYLAEQYTDPRFSAIINGARFSFSGKTRPLHNSMETNLNLKLAELDLPYYLAYLPAQMPIKLDSGKLGLDLALTYRIHQNKKPELMIKGLTRLDEISVKEKNNASLASFKRLDVVSKEVELFSRKVVLQQLALDGLTLQVERDSAGKLNFQRLLPAEPAAPKTGKKTVKKENSPPLQLMVENLALTDGAVSFHDRQPAGGFKSRLQAINVKLSNLSTTANTQSAYEISFNGDSAETFAASGTASLSPISATSRFNLSGIKLQRGWPYLQNLLTAPVNGNLSLAGKATFSAQDGVAVQDLAVHLQDIAAKYGDKDSTRLTSLDLTGISFSQKENQAAVDEIKLAGGNIKLSREADGSISALALLKRPAPSATKPVKPEPAPVKAVAKADLKPLSWQVKKINVTGLSTTFADKQFSEPPVFTLSNIRLSTGNLTGPTFSAMPLQFSSVFNKNAPIKVSGTVTPLPFRFNGTTSFAKLPIQDFESYIPENVNVFVLGGTLDSSMKVNVALDKDNKPVGSFSGSAGVRGFHTVDSVQEEDLLKWESLQLDQISGNLAPFSLAIRQIALNGVYSKIAVRKDGTLNLQNLITQEKGQGAGVKGQDHKISDQPETVTASAPPTQQIAAAPKGQIKIDTLTVQDGTIAFSDVHLPQQFRSTFHNLGGMVSGLSSDMNTRAEVDLRGNLENHSPLQITGTVNPLRDDLFVDLTISFKDIELSPATPYSGTYLGYEIDKGKLFLDLKYHIENKQLQASNKVFVDQFTFGKSVDSTKATKLPVRLGIALLKDRNGQINLDLPVSGRTDDPKFSIWGVVWQVVVNLFVKAATSPFALLSSMMGSSEDLSSVSFAPGSAMLAPSEEKKLTTLAAALSQRPGLKVELSGYIDKQHDPEGYRAELLLYKMRQEKYLDLAKNQQTKEGDDAEKMVIQPVEYSRYLKAVYLKEKFPKPRNLIGMVKDLPDTEMKKLIIANTTVGDQELQQLAARRAAVVKQYLITKGKLESQRIFQKQDDIQKRPKQENSPASRVELNPLAL